The proteins below come from a single Terriglobales bacterium genomic window:
- a CDS encoding ABC transporter permease, which yields MGLEHWLYKLPLRLRSLLRRSRVEQELREEFEYHLERKIEYLKAQGMPATEARNQALRAMRGMEQQKEKCREARGVNWIEDLITDMRYALRTFRKHPSLALVITISLALGIGANTAIFSLINAVSLKMLPVQEPARLMLLSWSAKDWPGMFLNNLEGNGGKDVGDVVSSNSFASDDYAQFKKQNDVFEQTFSFAANDHNVNVAVSGNSESAHLQAVSGNFFTGLGVTPFGGRMLLPSDDSNSPSPVAVVSYDFWRKHFSDDNSVDGKTITMNGQALTILGVAPPEFFGILPGNPVDIYIPLSLYRDEWTRIYDDNLDSPKTWWLQVIGRLKPGISEQAARSELQVIFDRTLRARAQTTASTAIPKIGLTPAGRGLNDLRRRFSTSLLLLMGMVGLVLLVACANVAGLLMARASARQKEIAVRLSLGASRGRIVRQLLAESVLLALAGGIAGLVVSAWASSALVRLLGSGRNPLNLSAGIDWHVLAFTAAVSILCGIVFGLMPALAATRVSVAPTLKETGRQSSSAGSKLPIGKTLVSGQVALSLLLLVGSGLLLRTLNRLQHVSLGFDQNALLTFEVRPGLNGYKDHRLIDYYQELQLRLQSLAGVRSVTLTQHGPIDSGYSNDTPEIPGYTAPGQPVDVYQHMVGPDYFATLNVPILLGRAIGEQDMPTAPKALVVNETLVRKYFHGDNPLGKHLVYGRAGKLVPFEIVGVAGDVKYGNLRKDPPPTAYWSYQQARLISPQMVFLVRTEGNPQSIENSVRQVCLDLDRGVPVVRMKTEEDVVEGSLLLERTFALLSGAFAGLALLLACVGLYGTIGYSVTQRTAEIGVRMALGAERGRILLMVLAEVSLLVIAGIAFGLPLAWMAARLLSHQLYELSPHDPLTIGGAVAAIIAITLLAGYAPARRAAKVDPMVALRYE from the coding sequence ATGGGACTGGAACACTGGCTGTACAAGCTACCGCTGCGGCTGCGGTCACTGTTGCGCCGCTCCAGAGTTGAGCAGGAGCTGCGCGAGGAGTTTGAGTATCACCTTGAGCGCAAGATCGAGTACCTCAAGGCGCAAGGCATGCCTGCAACCGAGGCGCGCAACCAGGCATTGCGAGCGATGAGGGGCATGGAGCAGCAGAAGGAAAAATGCCGCGAGGCGCGCGGCGTGAACTGGATCGAAGACCTCATCACGGATATGCGCTACGCCTTGCGCACGTTCCGGAAGCATCCATCACTTGCGCTGGTCATCACCATCTCACTTGCGCTCGGCATCGGCGCAAATACAGCAATCTTCAGTCTGATCAATGCCGTGAGTCTGAAGATGCTGCCGGTACAGGAACCCGCACGGCTCATGCTTTTGAGCTGGTCTGCGAAGGACTGGCCTGGGATGTTCCTCAACAACCTCGAAGGGAATGGTGGAAAAGACGTCGGCGATGTCGTGTCTAGCAACTCATTTGCTTCGGATGACTACGCCCAGTTCAAGAAACAGAACGACGTCTTCGAGCAAACCTTTTCTTTCGCCGCAAACGACCATAACGTAAACGTCGCCGTGAGCGGCAACTCCGAATCGGCGCACCTGCAGGCGGTGTCGGGAAATTTTTTTACTGGTCTTGGAGTCACTCCCTTTGGGGGACGAATGTTGCTGCCCAGCGACGACTCCAACTCTCCCTCGCCCGTCGCGGTCGTCTCCTATGATTTTTGGCGCAAGCACTTCAGCGACGATAACAGCGTTGATGGCAAGACGATTACGATGAATGGCCAGGCGTTAACGATTCTGGGTGTAGCTCCTCCAGAATTCTTCGGCATTCTTCCGGGCAATCCGGTTGATATTTACATTCCGTTGAGTCTCTATCGAGACGAGTGGACACGCATCTACGACGACAATCTCGATTCGCCCAAGACTTGGTGGCTGCAGGTGATCGGGCGATTGAAACCAGGAATCAGTGAACAGGCTGCGCGCTCAGAATTACAGGTAATCTTCGATCGGACGCTCAGAGCGCGAGCGCAGACAACAGCGAGCACGGCAATTCCCAAAATAGGACTTACTCCGGCTGGCCGCGGATTAAATGATCTGCGGCGCCGATTCTCCACCTCGCTGCTCCTGCTCATGGGCATGGTCGGCCTGGTCTTGCTGGTTGCCTGCGCGAATGTCGCCGGCTTGCTCATGGCTCGGGCTTCGGCGCGTCAAAAGGAAATCGCGGTACGCCTGAGTCTCGGCGCCTCGCGCGGACGGATCGTCCGTCAGCTTCTGGCCGAAAGCGTCCTGCTGGCCCTTGCTGGTGGAATCGCCGGATTGGTGGTTTCTGCCTGGGCGAGTTCCGCTTTGGTACGCCTGCTCGGCTCCGGACGAAATCCGCTCAACCTCTCTGCTGGAATCGACTGGCATGTCCTGGCCTTTACTGCGGCCGTTTCCATCCTCTGCGGAATTGTCTTCGGACTGATGCCTGCGCTAGCGGCCACGCGTGTAAGTGTCGCTCCGACACTCAAGGAAACGGGGAGGCAGTCTTCATCAGCTGGAAGTAAGCTCCCAATTGGGAAAACTCTCGTCAGCGGACAGGTAGCACTTTCCCTATTGCTGCTCGTCGGCTCCGGACTGCTGCTGCGCACGCTGAATCGGCTGCAGCATGTGAGCCTTGGTTTCGATCAGAATGCGCTGCTCACCTTCGAGGTTCGCCCTGGACTCAACGGATACAAAGACCATCGCCTGATCGACTATTACCAGGAATTGCAACTCCGTCTGCAATCCCTTGCCGGCGTGCGCTCCGTTACGCTTACTCAACATGGACCAATCGACTCCGGATACAGCAACGACACACCGGAAATTCCCGGCTACACAGCTCCCGGACAGCCGGTGGACGTATATCAGCACATGGTTGGTCCAGATTACTTTGCGACTCTCAATGTGCCCATCCTCCTCGGCAGAGCGATCGGCGAGCAAGACATGCCCACCGCTCCGAAGGCACTTGTCGTGAATGAAACGCTTGTGCGCAAATATTTTCACGGCGACAATCCCCTTGGTAAACACCTAGTTTATGGGCGCGCCGGGAAGCTCGTTCCGTTTGAAATAGTCGGCGTCGCCGGCGACGTGAAGTATGGCAACCTTCGCAAGGATCCGCCGCCAACCGCCTACTGGTCGTATCAGCAGGCCAGGCTGATCTCCCCGCAGATGGTCTTCCTGGTCCGCACTGAGGGAAACCCACAGTCCATTGAGAACTCAGTGCGGCAAGTGTGTCTCGACCTTGATAGAGGCGTCCCGGTCGTGCGCATGAAGACAGAAGAAGATGTGGTCGAAGGTTCCCTGCTGCTGGAGCGAACCTTCGCGCTCCTAAGCGGCGCGTTTGCCGGGCTGGCTCTCTTACTGGCATGCGTAGGACTCTACGGCACGATCGGCTATTCAGTAACGCAAAGAACCGCAGAGATCGGCGTGCGCATGGCACTGGGCGCGGAGCGGGGACGCATCCTGCTCATGGTCCTGGCGGAGGTCTCGCTTCTCGTGATTGCGGGAATCGCATTCGGCCTTCCGCTGGCTTGGATGGCGGCCAGGCTGCTGAGCCATCAGCTCTACGAACTTTCACCGCACGATCCTCTGACCATAGGCGGAGCAGTTGCCGCAATCATCGCGATTACATTGCTCGCCGGTTATGCCCCAGCAAGACGCGCGGCAAAAGTCGATCCGATGGTGGCGCTGAGATATGAGTAG
- a CDS encoding response regulator, whose translation MGLSSSSATFPGEAALILFWDRPRLCSDESGSTPPSPEQRHKEHREDRKTGGRRVLLIGKFRELALYRAEVLRMHGFRVSTPATVAAAMEAIRRREFDIVVLSYTLASDVVEELAEQVRQYCPSCPLIAISDTRSIDRKIFPDATAFAQDGPAALIAALHRVSRDVN comes from the coding sequence ATGGGACTCTCTTCTTCTTCTGCTACGTTTCCTGGCGAAGCTGCGCTAATTCTGTTTTGGGATCGTCCGCGCCTTTGTAGCGACGAAAGCGGAAGCACTCCTCCCAGTCCGGAACAGAGGCACAAGGAGCATCGGGAAGATCGCAAAACCGGCGGTCGGCGGGTCCTGCTGATCGGCAAATTCCGCGAGCTGGCGCTTTATCGCGCCGAGGTCCTGCGCATGCACGGATTCCGGGTGAGCACTCCAGCTACTGTGGCAGCGGCCATGGAGGCCATCCGGCGACGAGAGTTCGACATCGTGGTGCTCAGCTACACTCTCGCCAGCGACGTGGTAGAAGAACTTGCCGAGCAAGTCCGGCAGTATTGTCCAAGCTGCCCGCTGATCGCCATCTCAGACACCCGCAGCATCGATAGGAAGATCTTCCCCGACGCGACCGCTTTTGCCCAAGACGGTCCGGCCGCTTTGATAGCAGCTCTGCACCGCGTTTCTCGCGATGTAAACTGA
- a CDS encoding sialidase family protein, with the protein MSASKWHVSTFIALFALTAMGQTNTPNNPTWWNKYQYLSTHSANGNAGPSNSASVGANVDVSNECGPQSETFITVNTSKTKNLAGGSNEIFRLPMRAYASFDGGSSWTGADAPLPPAKGANGVDFGSDPSLVFDTQGNLFYSYIVVFFGGGNGINGTEMAVAKSTDGGRSFPGATFFSFSGGSDHFNDKPMITADRNPRSPFRDNIYVAWDAASGGSTGGGIRVATSTDHGASFTVTRADDPSGPGRSIGAVPFVGPNGELYVAWNDYAANAIMFNRSFDGGATWGTPVVVSTKTLPFDIAIPAISFRGALLYPACDTDRSGGKQNGRLYCTWMDLTPGGVTDIFASFSDDNGATWAPRQAVTDPLGFAVDRFYPWLSVDPTNGAVNISFYDTRNDITGARYMTDVYFTQSTDGGSTWRQPNTRVSSASSNEHDCNGVVPCSAIDYGNQYGDYTGLVSYNGVSHPIWTDSRNNQQPATGCRTNQLMEEVFTAGVR; encoded by the coding sequence ATGAGTGCTTCAAAATGGCACGTTTCCACATTTATAGCTCTATTTGCCTTAACGGCAATGGGACAGACCAACACGCCGAATAACCCGACCTGGTGGAACAAATACCAGTATCTCTCGACGCATTCCGCAAATGGGAATGCTGGACCGAGTAATTCCGCGTCGGTCGGAGCAAACGTTGACGTCTCGAACGAGTGCGGACCGCAAAGCGAGACTTTCATCACTGTGAATACCAGCAAGACGAAGAACCTTGCCGGCGGATCGAACGAGATCTTTCGTCTTCCCATGCGGGCCTACGCCAGCTTCGACGGCGGCTCCTCCTGGACCGGCGCCGATGCGCCGCTCCCGCCGGCTAAAGGCGCCAACGGCGTCGACTTCGGCTCCGATCCCAGTCTGGTGTTCGATACTCAGGGAAATCTCTTCTACAGCTACATCGTTGTTTTCTTCGGCGGAGGCAACGGCATCAACGGCACAGAGATGGCGGTCGCGAAATCGACCGATGGCGGCAGGAGCTTCCCGGGTGCAACGTTCTTCAGCTTCTCCGGCGGCAGCGATCATTTCAACGATAAACCGATGATCACCGCCGATCGCAATCCTCGCAGCCCATTTCGGGACAACATCTATGTCGCCTGGGATGCGGCCAGTGGCGGATCCACCGGAGGCGGGATCCGAGTCGCAACGTCTACCGATCACGGCGCCAGCTTCACCGTAACGCGGGCCGACGATCCTTCAGGACCGGGCAGATCGATTGGAGCGGTGCCATTCGTCGGTCCGAATGGCGAGCTCTACGTAGCCTGGAATGATTACGCCGCAAACGCAATCATGTTCAATCGTTCGTTCGACGGAGGTGCGACCTGGGGCACTCCGGTCGTCGTCTCGACCAAGACGCTTCCCTTCGACATCGCGATTCCAGCGATCTCATTCCGCGGCGCACTGCTCTATCCTGCATGCGATACCGACCGCAGTGGAGGCAAACAGAATGGACGACTCTACTGCACCTGGATGGACCTCACGCCGGGCGGTGTAACCGATATCTTCGCTTCGTTCTCAGACGACAATGGCGCGACGTGGGCTCCGCGGCAGGCGGTAACCGATCCCTTAGGTTTCGCAGTCGATCGCTTCTATCCCTGGCTCTCAGTTGATCCAACGAATGGCGCCGTGAACATCTCGTTCTACGACACGCGGAACGACATCACGGGCGCGCGTTACATGACAGACGTTTACTTCACGCAATCGACGGATGGAGGATCTACGTGGCGTCAGCCGAATACCCGTGTTTCGTCAGCCAGCTCGAACGAGCATGATTGCAATGGCGTGGTTCCATGTTCGGCAATCGATTACGGGAACCAGTACGGCGACTACACGGGCCTGGTTTCCTACAACGGCGTCTCTCACCCAATTTGGACCGACAGCCGCAACAATCAGCAGCCTGCAACCGGCTGCCGCACAAATCAATTAATGGAGGAGGTCTTCACCGCCGGAGTCCGTTAA
- a CDS encoding PilZ domain-containing protein produces MGNADRRKDLRRSTRVPIRVRIEVHATGLSCDGETIVVNLHGALVRTTSRLELGARISVHVQLTGKSADARVVFASRERPLEFGIGLDTPQNIWGISLPPADWQE; encoded by the coding sequence ATGGGAAACGCTGATCGCCGCAAAGATCTTCGGCGAAGCACGCGCGTTCCGATCCGGGTGCGCATCGAGGTCCACGCCACAGGATTGTCATGCGACGGCGAAACTATCGTTGTGAACTTGCACGGAGCCTTAGTAAGAACGACGAGCCGACTCGAGCTGGGAGCGCGAATCAGCGTCCATGTGCAGCTTACGGGAAAATCAGCCGATGCTCGCGTTGTGTTTGCCAGTCGCGAGCGCCCCTTAGAATTCGGCATTGGACTTGATACTCCGCAAAACATCTGGGGTATCTCACTGCCGCCGGCAGATTGGCAGGAGTAG